Proteins from a single region of Streptomyces glaucescens:
- a CDS encoding type B 50S ribosomal protein L31: MQQDKHPDYHPVVFRDRAAGYAFLTRSTATSEQTIEWDDGETYPVVDVEISSESHPFYTGKARTVDTEGRIARFERRYGEGTHQG, encoded by the coding sequence ATGCAGCAGGACAAGCACCCCGACTACCACCCCGTCGTCTTCCGCGACCGGGCCGCCGGCTACGCCTTCCTCACCCGGTCCACCGCGACCAGCGAGCAGACCATCGAATGGGACGACGGCGAGACCTACCCGGTGGTGGACGTGGAGATCTCCTCGGAGAGCCACCCCTTCTACACCGGCAAGGCCCGCACCGTGGACACCGAGGGCCGCATCGCCCGCTTCGAACGGCGCTACGGCGAAGGCACCCACCAGGGCTGA
- a CDS encoding ABC transporter ATP-binding protein — protein sequence MIGVAPPAYDPAAPTTANTLPVGAPATVRAYVAELFRRHRRAFLLLVGVNTVAVVASMAGPYLLGGLVERVADEEPELRLGPTAALFVAALLLQAVFVREVRLRGAILGERMLADLREDFLIRSVGLPPGVLERAGTGDLLSRITTDIDRLANAMREAVPQLAIGVVWAGLLLGGLVVTAPPLAAAVLLALPLLVAGCRWYFRRAPSAYRSESAGYAAVAAALAETVDAGRTIEAHRLGRRRIELSERRIREWTAWERYTLWLRSVLFPVINLTHVTVLGSVLMVGGVFVLHGWIGVGQLTTGALIAQMLVDPVGLILRWYDELQVAQVSLARLVGVRDIEPDAGDGSVRPDGRDVRADRVHFGYLEGVDVLREVSLKVAPGTRLALVGPSGAGKSTLGRLLAGIYAPRDGSITLGGAELSRMPAERVRSHVALVNQEHHVFVGSLRDNLLLARTDARDAELWAALGAVDADGWARALDDGLDTEVGSGSLALTPAQAQQIALARLVLADPHTLVLDEATSLLDPRAARHLERSLARVLDGRTVVAIAHRLHTAHDADVIAVVEDGRISELGSHADLVAANGAYAALWRSWHG from the coding sequence ATGATCGGCGTGGCGCCACCGGCCTACGACCCGGCGGCCCCGACGACGGCGAACACACTGCCCGTCGGCGCCCCCGCCACCGTCCGCGCCTACGTGGCCGAGCTGTTCCGCCGGCACCGCCGCGCCTTCCTGCTCCTCGTCGGCGTGAACACGGTCGCCGTGGTCGCCTCCATGGCCGGCCCCTATCTGCTGGGCGGACTCGTCGAGCGGGTGGCGGACGAGGAACCGGAACTGCGCCTGGGCCCGACGGCCGCCCTCTTCGTCGCGGCGCTGCTCCTCCAGGCCGTGTTCGTGCGGGAGGTGCGGCTGCGCGGTGCCATCCTCGGCGAGCGGATGCTGGCCGATCTGCGCGAGGACTTCCTCATCCGGTCGGTCGGGCTGCCGCCGGGCGTCCTGGAACGGGCCGGCACCGGCGATCTCCTCTCGCGGATCACCACCGACATCGACCGGCTCGCCAACGCCATGCGCGAAGCCGTGCCCCAGCTGGCGATCGGTGTGGTGTGGGCCGGACTGCTGCTGGGCGGGCTCGTCGTCACCGCTCCGCCGCTGGCCGCCGCGGTGCTGCTCGCGCTGCCGCTGCTGGTGGCCGGCTGCCGCTGGTACTTCCGCCGGGCGCCCTCCGCCTACCGGTCCGAGTCCGCGGGATACGCCGCCGTGGCCGCCGCGCTCGCCGAGACGGTGGACGCCGGGCGCACCATCGAGGCGCACCGGCTCGGCCGGCGGCGCATCGAGCTGTCCGAGCGGCGGATCCGCGAATGGACGGCCTGGGAGCGGTACACCCTCTGGCTCCGCTCGGTCCTCTTCCCGGTCATCAACCTCACCCATGTGACGGTGCTCGGTTCCGTGCTGATGGTCGGCGGGGTGTTCGTCCTCCACGGCTGGATCGGCGTCGGTCAGCTCACCACGGGCGCCCTGATCGCCCAGATGCTGGTCGACCCGGTGGGGCTCATCCTGCGCTGGTACGACGAGCTCCAGGTGGCGCAGGTGTCGCTGGCCCGGCTGGTCGGGGTCCGTGACATCGAGCCGGACGCCGGGGACGGCTCGGTACGGCCGGACGGGCGCGACGTACGCGCCGACCGCGTGCACTTCGGCTACCTCGAAGGCGTCGACGTGCTGCGCGAGGTGTCCCTGAAGGTCGCTCCCGGCACCCGGCTCGCCCTGGTCGGCCCCTCCGGCGCGGGCAAGTCGACGCTGGGCCGCCTGCTCGCCGGGATCTACGCGCCCCGGGACGGCAGCATCACCCTCGGCGGCGCCGAACTGTCCCGGATGCCGGCCGAACGGGTCCGCTCCCACGTGGCCCTGGTCAACCAGGAGCACCACGTCTTCGTCGGCTCCCTGCGCGACAACCTCCTGCTCGCCCGGACCGACGCGCGGGACGCCGAGCTGTGGGCGGCGCTCGGCGCGGTGGACGCGGACGGGTGGGCGCGCGCCCTGGACGACGGTCTGGACACCGAGGTCGGCTCCGGTTCTCTGGCGCTGACCCCGGCGCAGGCCCAGCAGATCGCCCTGGCCCGCCTGGTGCTGGCCGACCCGCACACCCTGGTCCTGGACGAGGCGACGTCCCTGCTCGACCCGCGCGCCGCGCGTCACCTGGAGCGCTCCCTGGCCCGGGTCCTCGACGGCCGCACCGTCGTCGCCATCGCGCACCGCCTGCACACCGCCCACGACGCCGACGTCATCGCCGTCGTCGAGGACGGCCGCATCAGCGAACTGGGCAGCCACGCCGACCTCGTCGCCGCGAACGGCGCGTACGCGGCCCTGTGGAGGTCCTGGCACGGCTGA
- the mltG gene encoding endolytic transglycosylase MltG yields MQTNTPSRSTIRLTRRGRVALIATGAVVAGTAVTVPLLTLDDEGPGKPTSLVVPEGWRASQVYAAVDKALELPPGTTRKSLDKADLELPADAEGNPEGYLFPATYPLADDTTPEALLTAMVDTANDKFNGAPIAAGAQRNAMNVYQAVTIASIVQAEAATKADMGKVARVIFNRLERGMPLQMDSTINYALNRTTLRTTLDDTRIDSPYNSYERMGLPPTPIDNPGEEAVRAAISPTPGDWLYFVTVKPGDTRFTADYAEHQRNVAEFNAQQKSRSPQR; encoded by the coding sequence ATGCAGACGAACACTCCGTCACGGAGCACGATCCGACTGACGCGCCGGGGCCGCGTGGCCCTCATCGCGACCGGAGCCGTCGTGGCCGGCACCGCCGTGACGGTGCCGCTGCTGACCCTGGACGACGAGGGACCCGGGAAGCCCACGTCCCTGGTCGTCCCGGAGGGCTGGCGCGCCTCCCAGGTCTACGCGGCTGTCGACAAGGCCCTCGAACTGCCCCCGGGCACCACCAGGAAGTCCTTGGACAAGGCCGACCTCGAACTGCCGGCCGACGCCGAGGGCAACCCGGAGGGCTACCTCTTCCCGGCGACCTATCCGCTGGCCGACGACACCACCCCGGAGGCGCTGCTGACGGCGATGGTGGACACCGCGAACGACAAGTTCAACGGCGCCCCCATCGCCGCCGGCGCCCAGCGCAACGCCATGAACGTCTACCAGGCCGTCACCATCGCGAGCATCGTCCAGGCCGAAGCCGCCACCAAGGCCGACATGGGCAAGGTCGCCCGCGTCATCTTCAACCGGCTGGAGCGCGGGATGCCGCTCCAGATGGACTCCACCATCAACTACGCGCTCAACCGCACCACGCTGCGGACCACGCTGGACGACACCCGCATCGACAGCCCCTACAACTCCTACGAGCGCATGGGCCTGCCGCCCACACCGATCGACAACCCGGGCGAGGAGGCCGTGCGCGCCGCGATCAGCCCGACGCCCGGCGACTGGCTGTACTTCGTCACCGTCAAGCCGGGCGACACCCGCTTCACCGCCGACTACGCCGAGCACCAGCGCAACGTGGCCGAGTTCAACGCCCAGCAGAAGAGCCGCAGCCCTCAGCGGTGA
- a CDS encoding DUF5709 domain-containing protein has translation MNSADGWGDDVYQPDASDQREDTGVLDAEDTLEYDGVDDPLDPGWSPPERPWAVEHTGVTAAERRAGETLDQRLAEEQPDLAVPDGDGLGDSADTDGELLDNEVGAARSGRLVAPDEGTHEDEEAALVATDVGIDGAAASAEEAAVHIVDEESLPG, from the coding sequence GTGAACAGCGCCGACGGATGGGGAGACGACGTCTACCAGCCTGACGCGTCCGACCAACGCGAGGACACGGGCGTACTCGACGCGGAGGACACCCTGGAGTACGACGGGGTCGACGATCCCCTCGACCCGGGCTGGTCCCCTCCGGAGCGACCGTGGGCGGTGGAGCACACCGGGGTGACGGCGGCCGAGCGCCGCGCCGGTGAGACCCTCGACCAGCGGCTGGCCGAGGAGCAGCCCGATCTCGCCGTGCCGGACGGCGACGGCCTCGGCGACTCCGCGGACACCGACGGCGAACTCCTGGACAACGAGGTCGGTGCCGCCCGCTCGGGCCGGCTCGTCGCGCCCGACGAGGGCACGCACGAGGACGAGGAAGCGGCGCTGGTCGCCACGGACGTCGGTATCGACGGCGCCGCCGCCTCCGCCGAGGAGGCCGCCGTGCACATCGTCGACGAGGAGTCCCTGCCGGGCTGA
- a CDS encoding NAD(P)-binding domain-containing protein: MNSAREVEVVVVGAGQAGLAAAFHLRRTGFEPDRDFVVLDHSPGPGGAWQFRWPSLTYGKVHGMHALPGMELTGADPARPSSEVIGAYFTAYERAFGLRVRRPVDVRAVREGRDGRLLVETSAGSWATRALINATGTWDRPFWPRYPGQESFRGRQLHTAQYPGPEEFAGQRVIVVGGGASGTQHLLEIAPYAAATTWVTRRPPVFREGPFDEDAGRAAVALVEERVRRGLPPRSVVSVTGLPLNDAIRQGLADGVLDRRPMFDRIVPEGVAWADGRRVTADVILWATGFRAAIDHLAPLKLREPGGGIRMEGTRVAADPRIHLVGYGPSASTIGANRAGHAAVRDIRRLLAGGPVAA, translated from the coding sequence GTGAACAGTGCACGCGAGGTCGAGGTGGTCGTCGTCGGCGCCGGTCAGGCCGGGCTGGCCGCCGCTTTCCATCTGCGCCGTACCGGTTTCGAGCCGGACCGCGACTTCGTGGTGCTGGACCACTCCCCCGGCCCGGGCGGCGCCTGGCAGTTCCGGTGGCCCTCCCTGACGTACGGCAAGGTGCACGGGATGCACGCGCTGCCGGGCATGGAGCTGACGGGAGCGGATCCCGCGCGGCCCTCGTCGGAGGTGATCGGCGCGTACTTCACGGCGTACGAGCGGGCCTTCGGCCTGCGGGTACGGCGGCCCGTGGACGTGCGGGCGGTCAGGGAGGGCAGGGACGGGCGGCTGCTGGTGGAGACCTCGGCGGGGAGCTGGGCGACCAGGGCGCTGATCAACGCGACAGGTACCTGGGACCGGCCCTTCTGGCCGCGGTATCCCGGACAGGAGTCCTTCCGCGGGCGGCAGCTGCACACCGCGCAGTACCCGGGTCCCGAGGAGTTCGCCGGGCAGCGGGTGATCGTGGTGGGCGGGGGCGCCTCAGGGACCCAGCACCTGCTGGAGATCGCGCCGTACGCCGCGGCCACCACCTGGGTGACGCGCCGGCCGCCGGTCTTCCGGGAGGGGCCGTTCGACGAGGACGCGGGGCGCGCGGCGGTCGCGCTCGTGGAGGAGCGGGTGCGGCGGGGGCTGCCGCCGCGGAGCGTGGTGTCGGTCACCGGGCTGCCGCTGAACGACGCGATCCGGCAGGGGCTGGCGGACGGGGTCCTGGACCGGCGGCCGATGTTCGACCGGATCGTCCCGGAGGGCGTCGCGTGGGCGGACGGGCGGCGCGTGACGGCGGATGTGATCCTCTGGGCGACCGGTTTCCGGGCCGCGATCGACCACCTGGCGCCGCTGAAGCTGCGGGAGCCGGGCGGCGGCATCCGGATGGAGGGGACGCGCGTGGCAGCGGATCCGCGGATCCACCTCGTGGGTTACGGCCCGTCGGCGAGCACGATCGGCGCCAACCGGGCCGGCCACGCGGCCGTACGGGACATCAGGCGCCTGCTGGCCGGGGGGCCGGTCGCGGCGTGA
- a CDS encoding ABC transporter ATP-binding protein, with protein MHPDREPAWSPPADAKEQPRQVRRILALFRPYRGRLAVVGLLVGASSVVSVATPFLLKAILDVALPERRTGLLTLLALGMILGAVLTSVFGVLQTLISTTVGQRVMHDLRTAVYGRLQRMSLAFFTRTRTGEVQSRIANDIGGMQATVTSTATSLVSNLTGVTATIVAMLALDWRLTVVSLLLLPVFVWISRRVGNERRKITTQRQKQMATMAATVTESLSVSGILLGRTMGRAESLTKTFADESERLVDLEVRANMAGRWRMAVITIVMAALPAVIYWTAGVALALGGPDVSLGTIVAFVSLQQGLFRPTVSLLGTGVQIQTSLALFQRIFEYLDLPLDITEPEHPVRLGEVRGEVRFESVEFRYGDQGAPVLDGIDLTVPAGGSLAIVGPTGAGKSTLGCLVPRLYDVTGGRVTLDGVDVRDLDFDTLARAVGVVSQETYLFHATVAENLRFAKPDATDEELHAAARAAQIHDHIAALPDGYDTVVGERGHRFSGGEKQRLAIARTILRDPPVLILDEATSALDTGTEHAVQQAIDALSAGRTTLTIAHRLSTVRGADQIVVLDSGRVVERGRHEELLALQGRYAALVRRDARLEPTG; from the coding sequence ATGCACCCCGACCGCGAACCCGCCTGGAGCCCACCCGCCGACGCCAAGGAGCAGCCCCGGCAGGTGCGCCGCATCCTCGCGCTGTTCCGCCCCTACCGCGGCCGTCTCGCCGTCGTCGGCCTGTTGGTCGGCGCGTCCTCGGTGGTCTCGGTGGCCACCCCCTTCCTGCTGAAGGCGATCCTCGACGTCGCCCTCCCCGAGCGGCGCACCGGCCTGCTCACCCTGCTGGCCCTCGGCATGATCCTCGGCGCCGTCCTCACCAGCGTCTTCGGCGTGCTGCAGACCCTGATCTCCACCACCGTCGGCCAGCGCGTGATGCACGATCTGCGCACCGCGGTCTACGGCCGTCTCCAGCGCATGTCCCTGGCCTTCTTCACCCGCACCCGCACCGGCGAGGTCCAGTCCCGCATCGCCAACGACATCGGCGGGATGCAGGCCACCGTCACCTCCACCGCCACCTCGCTGGTCTCCAACCTCACCGGCGTCACGGCGACGATCGTCGCGATGCTGGCCCTGGACTGGCGGCTGACCGTGGTCTCGCTGCTCCTGCTGCCGGTGTTCGTGTGGATCAGCCGCCGCGTCGGCAACGAGCGCCGGAAGATCACCACGCAGCGCCAGAAGCAGATGGCGACGATGGCCGCCACGGTCACCGAGTCGCTGTCGGTGAGCGGCATCCTCCTCGGCCGCACCATGGGCCGCGCCGAGTCGCTGACGAAGACGTTCGCCGACGAGTCCGAGCGTCTGGTCGACCTGGAGGTCCGTGCGAACATGGCGGGCCGCTGGAGGATGGCGGTCATCACGATCGTCATGGCCGCGCTGCCCGCCGTCATCTACTGGACGGCCGGTGTCGCCCTGGCCCTCGGCGGGCCCGATGTCTCCCTCGGCACGATCGTCGCGTTCGTCTCGCTCCAGCAGGGCTTGTTCCGGCCGACCGTGAGCCTGCTCGGCACCGGTGTGCAGATCCAGACCTCGCTCGCGCTCTTCCAGCGCATCTTCGAGTACCTGGACCTGCCGTTGGACATCACCGAGCCGGAGCACCCCGTCCGCCTCGGCGAGGTGCGGGGCGAGGTCCGGTTCGAAAGCGTCGAGTTCCGCTACGGCGACCAGGGCGCCCCGGTCCTCGACGGCATCGACCTCACCGTGCCGGCCGGGGGCAGCCTCGCGATCGTCGGCCCCACCGGGGCCGGCAAGTCCACCCTGGGCTGCCTCGTGCCGCGGCTGTACGACGTGACGGGCGGCCGGGTCACCCTCGACGGCGTCGACGTGCGCGACCTGGACTTCGACACCCTCGCCCGCGCGGTCGGCGTGGTCTCCCAGGAGACGTACCTCTTCCACGCGACCGTCGCTGAGAACCTGCGGTTCGCCAAGCCCGACGCCACCGACGAGGAGCTGCACGCGGCGGCCCGCGCGGCCCAGATCCACGACCACATCGCCGCCCTGCCCGACGGGTACGACACGGTCGTCGGCGAGCGCGGGCACCGTTTCTCCGGCGGTGAGAAGCAGCGGCTGGCCATCGCCCGGACCATCCTGCGCGACCCGCCGGTGCTGATCCTCGACGAGGCGACCAGCGCCCTGGACACCGGTACCGAGCACGCGGTGCAGCAGGCGATCGACGCCCTCTCCGCGGGCCGTACGACGCTCACCATCGCGCACCGGCTGTCCACGGTCCGGGGCGCCGACCAGATCGTGGTCCTCGACTCCGGGCGCGTGGTGGAACGGGGCAGGCACGAGGAGCTGCTGGCACTCCAGGGGCGCTACGCCGCGCTGGTGCGCAGGGACGCCCGACTGGAGCCGACGGGCTGA
- a CDS encoding phage tail sheath family protein, with amino-acid sequence MPVNVTYPGVYIDEVKSSVRTITGVPTSVAAFVGYAPRGPVDRPVHITGWADYESAFGGLQANCPMSYAVYQFYLNGGSEAEIVRVVRDGDKPVRLPLGTTPPGREPARGATGPAREGEGGENAGEGESNETAPPAEEKKRGRGGGDTAGADRTGGRARPAPPGLVAASPGRWGRNLRARVDYDTSEGPDVGRDRRELFNLTVYDAETGALERYVNVSVRPDSPRNLADVLETSQLVRVDPHAPVETVPAQNADVTPGVDPFSLPLDGTAAGPPPFYAPTEPGRGGDEDERPLDPASYEGSPNDKTGLHQLLKTDIFNILCLPDAHWLDEQLAAKGDGGSAQGLREAALKLCVDRRAILLVDPPPAWTTPQPGGKAGAVGAVIDRLKDVATGENGKNAAVYYPRVLAPDPLRQGALRAFPPSGVMAGVLARTDVQRGVWKAPAGTDASLTGVSDLEVPLTDLEIGRLNPLGINCLRRLPAAGPVAWGARTLRGADRLADEWKYLPVRRLALFIEESLFRGTHWVVFEPNDEPLWASIRLNVGAFMNSLFRAGAFQGRTPQEAYLVKCDKETNPQNDIDRGIVNIHVGFAPLKPAEFVIVHIQQLAGQIQV; translated from the coding sequence ATGCCGGTGAACGTCACCTATCCGGGCGTCTACATCGACGAGGTCAAGAGTTCCGTCCGGACGATCACGGGCGTTCCCACCTCGGTGGCCGCCTTCGTCGGCTACGCGCCGCGCGGACCCGTCGACCGGCCCGTGCACATCACGGGCTGGGCCGACTACGAGTCCGCCTTCGGCGGGCTGCAGGCCAACTGCCCCATGAGCTACGCGGTCTACCAGTTCTATCTGAACGGCGGCAGCGAAGCCGAGATCGTCCGCGTGGTCAGGGACGGCGACAAGCCCGTCCGGCTGCCGCTCGGCACGACGCCGCCCGGCAGGGAACCCGCTCGCGGCGCCACCGGTCCCGCCCGCGAGGGCGAAGGCGGCGAGAACGCCGGCGAGGGCGAGTCGAACGAGACGGCGCCCCCGGCCGAGGAGAAGAAGCGCGGCCGGGGCGGGGGAGACACGGCCGGTGCCGACCGGACCGGCGGCCGGGCCCGCCCCGCCCCGCCGGGACTCGTGGCCGCCTCCCCCGGGCGCTGGGGACGGAACCTGCGGGCCCGGGTGGACTACGACACCTCCGAAGGGCCCGACGTCGGCAGGGACCGGCGGGAACTGTTCAACCTGACCGTCTACGACGCGGAGACCGGCGCCCTGGAGCGCTACGTCAACGTCAGCGTCCGGCCCGACAGCCCCCGCAACCTCGCCGACGTGCTGGAGACCTCCCAGCTGGTCCGCGTCGACCCGCACGCCCCCGTCGAGACGGTGCCCGCGCAGAACGCGGACGTGACCCCGGGAGTCGACCCGTTCTCCCTGCCCCTCGACGGCACCGCGGCCGGCCCGCCGCCCTTCTACGCCCCCACCGAGCCGGGCCGAGGGGGCGACGAGGACGAACGCCCCCTCGACCCGGCCTCCTACGAGGGCAGTCCCAACGACAAGACCGGCCTGCACCAGCTGCTGAAGACGGACATCTTCAACATCCTGTGCCTGCCCGACGCGCACTGGCTCGACGAGCAACTGGCGGCCAAGGGCGACGGCGGCAGCGCGCAAGGGCTCCGCGAAGCGGCACTGAAGCTGTGCGTCGACCGGCGCGCCATCCTCCTCGTCGATCCACCGCCGGCCTGGACCACCCCGCAGCCCGGCGGGAAAGCGGGCGCCGTCGGTGCCGTCATCGACCGCCTCAAGGACGTCGCCACGGGCGAGAACGGCAAGAACGCCGCCGTCTACTACCCCCGGGTGCTCGCCCCGGACCCCCTGCGCCAGGGCGCGCTGCGCGCCTTCCCGCCGTCCGGCGTGATGGCCGGGGTGCTGGCCCGCACCGACGTCCAGCGCGGAGTGTGGAAGGCGCCCGCGGGCACCGACGCCTCGCTCACCGGCGTCAGCGACCTCGAGGTGCCGCTGACCGACCTGGAGATCGGACGGCTCAACCCGCTCGGCATCAACTGCCTGCGCCGCCTGCCCGCCGCGGGCCCGGTCGCCTGGGGAGCGCGCACCCTGCGCGGAGCGGACCGGCTCGCCGACGAGTGGAAGTACCTGCCCGTGCGGCGTCTCGCGCTCTTCATCGAGGAGAGCCTGTTCCGGGGCACGCACTGGGTGGTGTTCGAACCGAACGACGAGCCGCTGTGGGCGTCCATCCGCCTCAACGTCGGCGCCTTCATGAACTCGCTGTTCCGCGCGGGCGCCTTCCAGGGCCGCACCCCTCAGGAGGCCTACCTGGTCAAGTGCGACAAGGAGACCAACCCGCAGAACGACATCGACCGCGGGATCGTCAACATCCACGTCGGCTTCGCCCCGCTGAAACCCGCCGAGTTCGTGATCGTCCACATCCAGCAGCTCGCCGGCCAGATCCAGGTCTAG
- a CDS encoding YjbQ family protein, which translates to MSDAFTTRVLHIASGSEETVVDLTRDCEAFLREAAAGRDGLLNVFVPHATAGVAIIETGAGSDDDLLTALHTLLPADDRWQHRHGSPGHGRDHVLPAIVPPHATLPVLGGRLELGTWQSVCLVDTNRDNPDRQVRLSFLGGS; encoded by the coding sequence ATGTCAGATGCGTTCACCACCCGAGTGCTGCACATCGCCTCCGGCTCCGAGGAGACCGTCGTCGACCTCACCCGCGACTGCGAGGCCTTCCTCCGGGAGGCGGCGGCCGGGCGCGACGGCCTCCTCAACGTCTTCGTCCCGCACGCCACCGCCGGCGTCGCCATCATCGAGACCGGCGCGGGCAGCGACGACGACCTGCTCACCGCCCTGCACACGCTGCTCCCCGCCGACGACCGCTGGCAGCACCGCCACGGCAGCCCCGGCCACGGCCGCGACCACGTCCTGCCCGCCATCGTCCCGCCGCACGCCACCCTGCCCGTGCTCGGCGGACGGCTGGAACTGGGCACCTGGCAGTCCGTGTGCCTGGTGGACACCAACCGGGACAACCCGGACCGGCAGGTGCGGCTCAGCTTCCTCGGCGGATCCTGA
- a CDS encoding MarR family winged helix-turn-helix transcriptional regulator: MTTPDPDALLAEQLLRLTRRVHRIQKRHLEQRGLGITPAQSRLLRTLGHYGSPPRMADLAERLEVVPRAVTTLVDGLEASGKVRRVPDPANRRVIRIELTDHGRTTLGKLRGARLSAADEILAPLSEDQRRMLAGLLDTLVDGDGERAC, from the coding sequence ATGACCACCCCCGATCCGGACGCCCTGCTCGCCGAGCAGCTGCTGCGGCTCACGCGCCGGGTGCACCGCATCCAGAAGCGCCACCTGGAGCAGCGCGGACTGGGCATCACCCCGGCCCAGTCCCGGCTCCTGCGCACCCTCGGGCACTACGGCTCGCCGCCCCGCATGGCCGACCTCGCCGAGCGCCTGGAGGTCGTGCCGCGGGCCGTGACCACGCTGGTCGACGGGCTGGAGGCGAGCGGGAAGGTGCGCCGGGTGCCGGACCCGGCGAACCGGCGGGTGATCCGCATAGAGCTGACCGACCACGGCCGCACCACGCTGGGGAAGCTGCGCGGGGCGCGGCTGTCGGCGGCGGACGAGATCCTGGCGCCGCTGTCCGAGGATCAGCGGCGGATGCTCGCCGGGCTGCTGGACACGCTCGTGGACGGCGACGGCGAGCGGGCCTGCTGA
- a CDS encoding ABC transporter transmembrane domain-containing protein yields the protein MQIQDLPFPDPGVPDARSGPRFLWWLFRNQLGGQLKSLAWGLLHFVSVSALPFCVGFAVQAVIDRSGSRLALAGGLLAVCGVGIALGDTFLHRAAVTNWVTAAARVQQLLARKAAQLGSALTRRVAAGEVVAVSTGDVEKIGWFVEAVSRFTAAALTVVLVAVGLVVHQPALGVVVALGLPVLALAVLPLLPPATRRADVQREKAGRATELASDTVAGLRVLRGIGGEELFLDRYRRASQEVRHAAVRSARMWSLISAIQVLLPGLLLISVVWYGVHLARDGRITVGELVTVYSSVMIMTYPLRHFEEIAMAYSFSRPSARRAARVLSLERATDTGGSRAADLPSGDLHDPATGLLAPSGLLTAVVCGDPDAAGRLAERLGGHATEAGTSALLGGVPLDELPLDTARTAVLVQDKDPVLLSGTLRDLLDVPRSGAVDAADALSAAQCGDVLAALAQSSLGVEDPLDARITERGRSLSGGQRQRLALARSLLTDPEVLVLDEPTSAVDSHTEARIAEGLRNLRDGRTTVVLTSSPLLLDRADRVVLVHDGEVVAVGRHRDLVHDEPQYRAVVTRETDDEISRDERRGLKDLNDLHALEEIEETA from the coding sequence ATGCAGATCCAAGACCTTCCGTTCCCCGACCCGGGTGTGCCCGACGCGCGCTCGGGCCCCCGATTCCTGTGGTGGCTCTTCCGCAACCAACTGGGCGGCCAGCTGAAATCGCTGGCCTGGGGACTGCTGCACTTCGTCTCCGTCTCCGCGCTGCCGTTCTGCGTCGGCTTCGCCGTCCAGGCCGTCATCGACCGCTCCGGCTCCCGACTGGCCCTGGCAGGCGGGCTGCTGGCGGTGTGCGGGGTCGGCATCGCACTCGGCGACACCTTCCTGCACCGCGCCGCCGTCACCAACTGGGTGACAGCGGCGGCCCGCGTCCAGCAGTTGCTGGCCCGCAAGGCGGCGCAGCTGGGCTCGGCACTGACCCGGCGGGTCGCGGCCGGTGAGGTGGTCGCCGTCTCCACGGGCGACGTGGAGAAGATCGGCTGGTTCGTGGAAGCCGTCTCACGGTTCACCGCCGCCGCCCTCACCGTCGTCCTGGTCGCCGTCGGCCTCGTCGTCCACCAGCCCGCGCTCGGCGTGGTCGTCGCGCTCGGCCTGCCCGTGCTCGCGCTCGCGGTGCTGCCGCTGCTGCCTCCCGCCACGCGACGCGCCGACGTCCAGCGCGAGAAGGCCGGCCGGGCCACCGAACTGGCCTCCGACACCGTGGCCGGTCTGCGGGTGCTGCGCGGCATCGGCGGCGAGGAACTGTTCCTCGACCGCTACCGCCGCGCTTCCCAGGAGGTCCGCCACGCGGCCGTGCGCAGCGCCCGGATGTGGTCGCTGATCTCCGCGATCCAGGTGCTGCTGCCGGGACTGCTGCTGATCTCGGTCGTCTGGTACGGCGTCCACCTGGCCCGCGACGGCCGGATCACCGTCGGTGAGCTGGTCACCGTCTACAGCTCCGTCATGATCATGACCTACCCGCTGCGGCACTTCGAGGAGATCGCGATGGCGTACTCCTTCTCGCGCCCCTCGGCCCGGCGGGCCGCCCGCGTGCTGTCGCTGGAGCGGGCCACCGACACGGGCGGCTCACGCGCCGCCGACCTGCCCTCCGGTGACCTGCACGACCCGGCCACCGGACTGCTCGCCCCCAGCGGGCTGCTGACCGCCGTGGTGTGCGGCGACCCGGACGCGGCCGGCCGGCTGGCGGAGCGGCTCGGCGGACACGCCACGGAGGCGGGCACCTCCGCGCTGCTCGGCGGTGTCCCGCTGGACGAACTGCCGCTGGACACCGCGCGCACCGCCGTCCTCGTCCAGGACAAGGACCCGGTCCTCCTCTCGGGCACCCTGCGCGACCTGCTCGACGTGCCCCGCTCCGGCGCGGTCGACGCCGCGGACGCGCTGTCCGCCGCGCAGTGCGGGGACGTACTGGCGGCGCTCGCCCAGAGTTCGCTCGGCGTCGAGGACCCGCTGGACGCCCGGATCACCGAACGCGGCCGGTCCCTCTCCGGCGGCCAGCGCCAGCGGCTCGCCCTGGCCCGCTCGCTGCTGACCGACCCCGAGGTGCTGGTCCTGGACGAGCCGACCTCCGCCGTCGACTCCCACACCGAGGCCCGCATCGCCGAGGGCCTGCGCAACCTGCGGGACGGCCGGACGACCGTCGTCCTCACCTCCTCCCCGCTGCTGCTCGACCGCGCGGACCGGGTGGTGCTGGTCCACGACGGCGAGGTCGTGGCGGTCGGACGGCACCGGGACCTGGTGCACGACGAACCGCAGTACCGGGCGGTGGTGACCCGGGAGACCGACGACGAGATCTCGCGCGACGAGCGCCGCGGCCTGAAGGACCTCAACGACCTGCACGCACTGGAAGAGATCGAGGAGACCGCATGA